CGCGTCCAAGTACTTGGcacaatgcacagaccgaataaaaccagatttaataaagtcagttggaagtcatgatagAAATCtactaactaaatttcccatgaacattccatcaaggaacaagggatacttctctcatatcaatgagtgtagacCGTttaaagtttatgctcaatgataaggggcctccttttatataACGAgcacgaacggcgtgccgcatagcgaaaattttgttgatgttcacgacgggatttgaaaccaggcattagacatgctaacctctgcgccacggtggcctctatGCTAAAAATCACTTTACATTCTTtttgcccaatcggatgaaaattacgccctctataggcgcaatgtatcttaataTCGGTTTCGGATCGGTTAAGGCCTAaggagcgtcgcgttgaaaaatgcaactctgcaaacagaTGTAAAAAAATCAACTCGCTAAAgttgaacaatttttaactttatgACTAAAAACACTACTTTACGTGCGACAGCACCGAATGAAGCTCACTTTAAAGGGTTATGGCAGGTACTATGTACGTTTTTCGCaacattttttcgtgattactttttttagataatagattttgaaggaaaaaaacttgctgatttcattcggtaggacattccctcattacttatgaaaacATCTTTATAAAAGATTTCCAGATAAAAGATTTCCAGATAAAAGATCTCCAGATAAAAAGTCATTTGAAAAATGAACCTGATGGTAAACGCAGAGAAGGAAAGCCAtgccgcctatgacgatgaacgccttgggtcgaattctggcgagaacatcatgaacatttttcagcggtggttatccctctttatgctggcgacatttgcgaggtaccatgccatgtaattacttctccacaaagaggtgtcgcactgcgccacgccgttcggactcggctcttcaaaggaggccccttatcactgaacttaaacttgaatcggacagcatttagtggtatgtgagaagattgcccctgttacttaatgctgaaatgttcatgtgcaaatttgcatttcgcGTTTGGAAATCTATTTAGAGTTCGGAACAAACACTCTGTGATAGCCAACTAACGCAACGTAACgaatacttcacaaatgtcaccagcattagagACAGTATAACAACCGGTGAAAAATTTCTAATGTTCCCGTCAAAAGTCAAACCTACGACCTGATGTTCTAATAACTGATTTAAGTTCTAGAATGCCTGCAaatctaaatattaaaaaatcatGTGGACTCCATTCTGTTAAGTCCTCTATATACTGCATATTAAGTTCTGCGAGTTGCAAATATATAGACTCTACGTGTCCTAACCCAACGTTTCtttacatgtttttatttttaatataataatcagtcatttattatacaatacgttttcttattttaattttaatatcggTTTTTGTGCGAATCAATAGTCCAGCATGAAAACGAAATGATTCTGGTTTGGTAACAGGTTCCaagatgaaatttttaagaacatAAATTAATAAAGTCTTTATTTCCAGCATGGCAAATTTTTGTCCTAAAAAGAGAGAAGAAGAGATTAAAATAACATTGTTAGAATTCACAAAATTCATAGCTCCatgtaagttaaaaaaaatgttttcaataaaaaacaatCCATTAAGCAACAATACAACAGAAACTGTATGTCGTGGATAGTAGTGTTGCCGGGGGGATGCGAATCTTTACTGACAGCAGGGCTGAACCTGCTATTATGATAGATGACAATGATATCGAATTTAAGGAGGCTAGCTATAGCCAAAGGGGCGTCTGCATTTGTGCACAAGAGTGGTGTGGAAAGATGTTCTAGACTAGTATCTATTATAGGTTTATCGCCGACTTGGAACCCTGTCTATATGGATTAAAGTGCGTAAATTTTTGGCGGTTATCAAAATCGTAGTCTACGATAAATTCTTAGAAGTTTTGTTTAAGAAACTAGGGATGTCTAACTATGGATGTCTTCCGGTTTTTAATGACTTATTCGGAGATTGTAATTATATGggaacaaaaatcaaatttggttGTTAAAAACCAAAAGCTTATTCACAGTTTCTTTTGCAAAACTTCTAAGAAATTGTCCTAGATAAAGATTTTTGCAACCGTTTAGAGTAGGTTTTTTGCCCTTACAAATTGACCCACTATAATATAGATGCGGTGCTACTGCTTGCGAATAGCAACCCGCTCATCCTCATTTTAGACGCCAATGCATCTTCTTCGAATTTGTTTTCTACAAAGACCCGGCATTCACTAGGTCATTAGAATCGCTATCGGGAATAATTACTCAGAGCATGGTTTACTGTGAATGATGTCGGTGTGTTGAACATGCCAAGTGAAAAGTATATCTTTGAAGAGATTGTGGGCCTTAGTGGCTGCATATGGTGCACATTAACTGCTTACCATTTTAGGTGGAGAGTGTGACAAATGGGGAATAAGGTACCATGTCTACATCGAAATAATACTTGTCCtaactttaaagattttttaaacttaatttggcacaacaaaatttgtttgtaggtCTAAATTTAGACATTGTGAATGTTGGAATTGGATTGCATTATACTTAACTTACCAATACAATTCCTTTGCCCCGCACTAAAGGGTATAAAGGCAAAGGGATGTCTTTTCTCTGTTTCCGAGGGTAAAAATCTCTCCGGTCTAAATACTTCGGGTTCATCATAATACTTGGGGTTCATGTGTATATCATAAATATGTATATTGATTTGGGTATTCTTGGGCAATAATAGCTTTCCTCCAAATACCGTATCCGAAGTACATTCCCTCGCAATACCCGGCACCGATGGATACATGCGTTGCGTTTCCTTTATGAAACAATCCAAATATTTGAGATTATTGAGCTGTTGCATATCCAACAATGTCAAATCATCGCTGATATACTCTTGTAATTCCTCATAGCATTTCTTTTGCATATCCGGGTACAAAGCCAATGACATGAGGGCGAAAATTAAATTCATTGAAGTCGTATCGAATCCTTCGAACATAAATGTATCGACTTCCTCACAAATGCCAGCATGATCAATGAGACCATCCTTTTCGGCACGCAATAGGGTATCCAACATGGCATAGCGTCGTTTGCCATAGACACTGGAAATAAATAGATTTAATTCAACATTTACTTCTTTTTCAACTATAGTAATAATCTGCCTACTTTAAGTCTTCCTGGTTTGTCTTTTTCGCCTCCATATCTTCGCTTTCCAATTCCTTGCTGAGCAAATCACGTCTCTTCTCAATAATGCCACTTGAGAAGGCATGCAGCTTTTCCAtagatttcaaatattttttaccaTCCCCAGAGTTGTAGTATATGCAGTCAAAGGCCATTAGGGGATTTTTTAGACGTTCCAGCATACTTTCCTCCACTTCATTGATATTTTGACGATACTCATCACCATCCAGACGATCATCGAGGCATACACCCAAAGCAGTTTCTAAAAgatgttttaaaacaaaaatttatattaaaatagaatcaaacaagtaaaagtgtgctaagttcggccgtgccgaatcttgggagcccacccacatggattctgctaaaaatttatacataatAAATTTAGCTGTATTCCATAatgttattctacataccaaacttatgTCAAACCCGCAaagattaaagcttctaggaaccgaacaaggatgatcggagctcaagaaattatatcgggagatcggtttatatgggagctttatcaggttataaaccgttttgaacagtacttggcacagcttttggaagtcataataaaacaatatatgcaaaatttcagccaaatcggacaaaaatttcggcttccaggggctcaagaagtcaaatcggtagatcggtttatatgggagctatatctaaatctgaaccgatatgccccatttgcaaAAAATACTTACATTagtataaagtatctgtgcaaaatttcaagcgtctagcttattttgaggtgttacaaacggaatgactagtttagtatagccccatcctatggtgttgggtataaaaactccaaGCGGAGCACAGAATATCCTACACCATGAATTCTACCACCATCCGCCCGccattccgttagcaacaccTGCAAATATATATCTGCGATCCTATGCAGTATAAACCTTATTAAATATCCTCGATCATAGGTACATCAAACCATCTCCACCCATCCTTAGAGATCAATTAAGCGGTCccacgaataaagatatccgacTTAAATTaaacatacaaatttatgtctctttgatgtaggtcatttagATTGGGTAACAACTgttcatatttcaatatatacGTACACCTATCCTTTGACTTGACTGAATCTCTTTCTTTTGAGGAAGGGATAAGAAAGCCAAAAACTAccgtttcctaaagaaaacaaGTCCCAAGGGAAGGGCTAAGAAAACTAGTCTTCTCCAAGGGAAGGTCTAAGAAATCCACCCTATCTTCGAAGAAGGTGAGAAAACCACCCTTTCCGTggggaagagaaagaaaattaccctttcccaggggAAGGGGTAAGAAAACTagtctttcccaagggaaagggtagcaaACTAACCTTCTGCAAGGGAAGGCATAAGAAAACCACGTTTTCTCCAGGGAAGGTGTAAGAAAACCCCCCTTTCTCCAGGGAAGGGGTaaaaaaactaccatttcccaggGAAAGGGGTAGGAAAATCACTTATTCTTAAGAGAAAAGATAAGAAAAACAACCTTTCGCAGGAGAAGGGATAAGAAAACCACtctttcttaagaaaaaatgtaaGAAAACCATCCTTCCCCTAGCGGATGGGTAAAAAaaccacccttccccaagggcaaATGTAAGAATACTATTCCTCTCCAATGTAAGGATAAGAACTTcatttttccaaaggaaaagatAAGAAAACCACCCATCCCCAAAGAAAGGAGGAATAAACccacctttcccaaaaaaaagtattaaaaccATCCTTCCCCAAGgccaaaaataagaaaactcTTCCCCTCCAAAGGAATATGgaataaaaccaccctttcctaaaataaattaataaaaaccacCCTTCCACAAAAAAGTAGACAAATCacccctttccttgggaaactGTGAGAAAATTTCGCTTGTCCTTGGGGAATGGTAGAAAAATCCTTCTTTTCCTTGGAAAGGGTAGGAAAAtcaccctttccttgggaaagggtgggAAAACTCCCCTTTTTCTTAGCAAAACTGAAAAAGgtaaggataataaaactacccttccccaagggaaagggaaataaaactatccttccccaagggagaggataataaaactatccttccccaagAAACAGAGTTAAAAACAActatttcttaaaagaaaggaCAATGAAACTATCCTCCGTCAAAgtaaataaaactacccttctatGAGAAAAAGGATaatgaaactacccttctccaaggaaCATAGTAAAAAACTACtcttcctcaagggaaagggtagtaaaagtaaagggtgattttttgaggttaggattttcatgcattagtatttgacagatcacgtgggatttcagacatggcgtcaaagagaaagatgctcagtatgctttgacatttcatcatgaatagacttactaacgagcaacgcttgcaaatcattgaattttattaccaaaatcagtgttcggttcgaaatgtgttcaaattttgacaaattttgttcagcgatgaggctcatttctggttgaatggctacgtaaataagcaacattgccgcatttggagtgaagagcaaccagaagccgttcaagaactgcccatgcatcccgaaaaatgcactgtttggtgtggtttgtacgctggtggaatcattggaccgtattttttcaaagatgctgttggacgcaacgttacggtgaatgaacacatttcgaaccgaacactgattttggtaataaaattcaatgatttgcaagcgttgctcgttagtaagtctattcatgatgaaatgtcaaagcatactgagcatctttctctttgacaccatgtctgaaatcccacgtgatctgtcaaatactaatgcatgaaaatcctaacctcaaaaaaatcaccctttactaaactaagggtaataaagctaccctttcccaaggggaagggtaataaagctacccttttctaagggaaagggtaataaagctaaccttcctcaagggaaacaaaactacccttccccaagggaaaggattataaaaccacccttccccaaggtaacgggtaataaaaaaacCCCTTTCCGAAGGGAAAgattaataaaactacccttctgcaagggaaagggtaacaaaactacccttccccaagggaaagggtaataaaactacccttccccacgggaaagggcaataaaactacccatccccaagtgaaagggtaataaaactatccttccccatGGGAAGAGGCAATAAATCTACCTTTCCCTAaggtaaagggtaataaaaccgcCCTTCCTCAATCCTTCCCaaagggaaaggataataaagcTACCCTATCCCAATAGAAtgagtaataaaactacctttccccatCGGAAAGGGTAATATAACTACCATTCCTTAAGAGAAAGGCcaataaaactatccttcccttcggaaaaagggtaataaaactacccttacgcAAGAGGaagtgtaataaaactacccttccctaaggggaagggtaataaaactacccttccctacgaaatatagaaaaaatcaatttttttcgatAACAACATCCCTTTATCAGGCTGTTGGTGtatacaaacaaatttaaattctcACTTACCACAGACATTATTCAATGTGAGACGAGGAATTAATTCACTTAACGATATAACAGCGCCATCACCTTTAGCTGATTGCAACAATACACCATTCAAATTGTCAATAAATTTGATAGATTCTCGCCTGAAAAGTATTTACAAAAGCTAAAAGTCATCATTACCGTTgtatttgttttgctttataaAGAGCAGGTAGGCTGAACTTCATGTGTGACCTACTGATTGAATATCAAGAGCACTCTCGATAAAATGCGAGAGTAAAACGAAAGCCATACATATACTCACTTgaaaatatccaaaaactgaCTCAGAATATTGAAGTGAAAAGCCGGCGTCAGTAAACGACGACGCGTGTGCCATTTTTTATCTGAAAATATAAACAACAAGTTAAAGCCAGTTAAGTtctgctgggccgaatcttatatacccttcaccatggatggaATTTGTGAAGTTCTTTGTCCGATATCCCTTATAGGTAAAACAAGTTCATTGAACGGTTTCTCTTACTggcagaaaataaaaaaaggataatAGGAGGTCAAAACAAGTAATTcccccagaggctcaagaagcatatttgggatatcggtttatatggatgctatatcaggttttgaaccgattagaaGAGTATTCGGCACATCATCGAAAAAGccctcgtgcgaaatttctgtaaaatcggatacgaattgcgccatctagaggtttaagaagcatattcgggagatcggtttatatggcggctatatctaaacgtgaaccgatttggttcatCTACatccccaaccgacctacgttaATAAGATgtacctatgcaaaatttcagacgcctagctttgctccttcgaaagttagcgtgttttcgacagacggacggacatggctagatcagctTATAATTTCAAGACTATCagggatatatatatacactttataggctcttagacgaatatttccgggtgttacaaaaggaatgacaaaataagtataccccatttctttggtggagggtataaaaaggaatatATACTAATTGTGTATGAATATTAGAATTCCGTGTGATTGGTTGCATGCTTGTCAGCATCTTTACAATTGAAAACCTTgggtttaaatttccatttgacgTGAAAATTAACTGTAAACCTTACACATCTGGTTCATCTCTCAGTATTATTAAGTCGATATCAAAATGCAATAGCTTGTGGGTACACtcgagaaaaaatttaaaattgtaaagTCGTGTATTGTTACCAAacgtttaattttaataatatcaGAAGCTCTAATTTAAAATAGAAAAGCAATCAAGTaaaacgtactaagttcggctgggccgaatcttgggaacccaccaccattgattctgcttattctatataccaaacttctgttaaaccagcaaaaattaaagcttttacgaaccgaacaaggatcatcgagagaccagtttatatgggagctatatcaggttatagactaatttggatcGTAatgggcacagttattggaagacgtaacaaaataccgcatgcaaaatttcagccaaatcggaaaaaattgcggattgtaaggacttaaaaagtcaaatcgggtgatcggtttatatgggagctatatcaggttatagaccgtacttgacacagtaattggaagtcgtaacagaataccgcatgcaaaatttcacccaaatcggacaaggttatagactgatttggacctgcgaaattttagccaaatcggacaaaaatgcgactttcagaggctcaagaaatcaaatcgggtgatcggttgatgtgggagttatatcaggttatagaccgtacctgacacagttgttggcagtcataacagaacactaaatacaaaatttcatccaattcggattaaaattgcggcttgtaagggcttaagaattataatcgatagatcggtttatataggagctatatcaagttattgatcgattcggaccgttgttggaagtcataacagaacactatgtacaaaatttctgccaggggctcaataagtcaaatctggagatcggtttatatgggagttacatctaaatctgaacctatgtggcccatttgctatccctaatgacctacattgatattaagtatctgtgcaaaatttcaaccagctAGTTTTaagcgtttgaccgctatcgttatttcgacagacggacggacggacaaggctaaatcgaatcagaatgtcgatacaatcaggaatatatatatatatactttatggaatatatatcgaggtgttacaaaaggaatgactagattagtatacccctatcctatggtggtaggtataaaaactttgaatAAAGTAAGATAATAAAAATATGCTGTTACAGCTTCAAATCTCAacgaatcgggcaataaatgaggcttttatggacttaaaccccaaatcggcggatcggtatatatggaaactatatcgaGCAATAGCGATTTATATATCGGGATGCCTACTGCAGCTCACTCTaccaaatttcaggtaaatcagGTAAAACATGCGCCTTCTATGTGCTTTAGACCTCAAATCGGCATATGGAAATATGGTGGCATGTAGATCATATTTAATTCGGACATTAGGTAGCCTAgtctaactcactgtttcaaatttcaccgaaccgggccgggctgaactttggatacccaccacttcgggtatatatgtaaactacctttcgtcaaaatccgataaaaaatgcataccttatgccccgtagcagctaaatcgaaatatgttcctatttggaccaaatactaataagtgcaagtcattgttcatttgtgtatagcaaaaaacataagtcactgtgtcaaatctcagtgaaatcggattataaatgcgtcttttatggggccaagacttcaaatcgagatatcggtatatatggtagcaatatcaaaatctggaccgatttgggccaagtttcagaaaaatttcgaagagcctaacacaactcactgttgtaaatttcggcgaaatcggacaataaatgagccttttatggccccaaaaccttaaatcgagagaccgctctatatgacagctatatccaaatttggaccgatctgagccaaattgacgaagaatgttgaaggtcctaacacaactcactgtcccaaatttcggcgacatcgggcaataaatgcgtcttttataggcccaaaaccttaaatcgagagatcggtctatatagcagctatatccaaatctggactgatctatgccatattgcagaagcatgtcaaggtgcttaactaaactcactgtcccaaatatcggcgccatcggacaataaaagcgccttttatgggtccaaaaccttaattcaggggatcggtctatatggcagctatatccaaatcttgatcgacctaggccaaattgaagaaatatatcgagaggcttaacttaactcactgtcccaaatttcgacgacatcggacaataaatgcgccttttatgggtccaaaaccttaaatcaggggatcggtctatatggcagctatatccaaatcttgatcgacctaggccaaattgaagaaatatatcgagaggcttaacttaactcactgtcccaaatttcgacgacatcggacaataaatgcgccttttatgggtccaaaaccttaaatcaggggatcggtctatatggcagctatatgcaatcttgatcgatctaggccaaattgcagaaatatatcgaggggcttaacttatctcactgtcccaaatttcggcgacatcggacaataaatgcgtctattatgggcccataaccttaaatccagagatcggtctatatttcagctatattcaaatctgaaccgatctgggccaaattgaagaagtatgtcgaagggcctaacacaactcactgtcccaaatttcggcgacatcggacaatgaatgagcctttaatgagcccaaaaccttaaatcgagagatcggtctatatggcagctatatgcaaatcttgatcgatctaggccaaattgcagaaatatttcgagaggcttaacttaactcactgtcccaaatttcagcaaaatcggattataaatgtggcttttatgggcctaagaccctaaatcgtcggatcggtctatatgggggctataagaaggtatagtccgatatagcccatcttcgaacttaacctgcttatggacaaaaaagaatctgtgcaaagtgtagcgtgatttcaacagacagacggacggacggacaga
The genomic region above belongs to Stomoxys calcitrans chromosome 5, idStoCalc2.1, whole genome shotgun sequence and contains:
- the LOC106090806 gene encoding probable cytochrome P450 4p3 isoform X1, coding for MILLLILIPLAIIVLSYLMVQWNRDYALTSFTRKIKTIDGSPMEDAVTVVGGFWGSNFDLLSMNLEQMFYYSRTFAKSFKRPYVQYFLMSPVYNVIEPSDAELVLNDSRLLSKGVFYTFLHPFLKTGLLTSTDKKWHTRRRLLTPAFHFNILSQFLDIFKRESIKFIDNLNGVLLQSAKGDGAVISLSELIPRLTLNNVCETALGVCLDDRLDGDEYRQNINEVEESMLERLKNPLMAFDCIYYNSGDGKKYLKSMEKLHAFSSGIIEKRRDLLSKELESEDMEAKKTNQEDLNVYGKRRYAMLDTLLRAEKDGLIDHAGICEEVDTFMFEGFDTTSMNLIFALMSLALYPDMQKKCYEELQEYISDDLTLLDMQQLNNLKYLDCFIKETQRMYPSVPGIARECTSDTVFGGKLLLPKNTQINIHIYDIHMNPKYYDEPEVFRPERFLPSETEKRHPFAFIPFSAGQRNCIGQKFAMLEIKTLLIYVLKNFILEPVTKPESFRFHAGLLIRTKTDIKIKIRKRIV
- the LOC106090806 gene encoding probable cytochrome P450 4ac1 isoform X2 yields the protein MILLLILIPLAIIVLSYLMVQWNRDYALTSFTRKIKTIDGSPMEDAVTVVGGFWGSNFDLLSMNLEQMFYYSRTFAKSFKRPYVQYFLMSPVYNVIEPSDAELVLNDSRLLSKGVFYTFLHPFLKTGLLTSTETALGVCLDDRLDGDEYRQNINEVEESMLERLKNPLMAFDCIYYNSGDGKKYLKSMEKLHAFSSGIIEKRRDLLSKELESEDMEAKKTNQEDLNVYGKRRYAMLDTLLRAEKDGLIDHAGICEEVDTFMFEGFDTTSMNLIFALMSLALYPDMQKKCYEELQEYISDDLTLLDMQQLNNLKYLDCFIKETQRMYPSVPGIARECTSDTVFGGKLLLPKNTQINIHIYDIHMNPKYYDEPEVFRPERFLPSETEKRHPFAFIPFSAGQRNCIGQKFAMLEIKTLLIYVLKNFILEPVTKPESFRFHAGLLIRTKTDIKIKIRKRIV